The proteins below are encoded in one region of Mangifera indica cultivar Alphonso chromosome 7, CATAS_Mindica_2.1, whole genome shotgun sequence:
- the LOC123221960 gene encoding F-box protein PP2-B15-like gives MELNMLPEGCVSTIVSLTSPSDACRSSLVSVSFRSAVDSDVVWGRFLPSDYQDIISRSCGKLKNFSSKKELFLHLCDGILIDGGNKSFRLEKSSGKKCYILSARDLSITWSHNPEFWIWESSPESRFPEVAELRSVSKLEIEGQIRTQKLSPNTRYGAYLIMKTNSNPYGLDLVPAETSVEVGTQLVSSHKAYLSNQDAKKQQMECLFYSNRRHMMKPKVVDSIINGICERTDGWTEIEMGEFFNGESDEMVKMSVREIKGYQLKGGLVIEGIEVRPKQ, from the exons ATGGAGTTGAACATGTTACCGGAAGGCTGTGTTTCCACTATTGTTTCTCTCACTTCTCCGTCGGATGCATGCAGATCGTCGTTGGTTTCGGTGTCTTTTCGATCGGCGGTTGATTCCGACGTTGTTTGGGGGAGGTTCTTGCCGTCTGATTATCAGGATATTATCTCTAGGTCATGTGGAAAATTAAAGAACTTCTCTTCGAAGAAAGAGTTGTTTCTTCATTTGTGTGATGGAATTCTCATAGACGGTGGTAACAAG AGCTTCAGATTGGAGAAGTCATCCGGGAAAAAGTGTTATATACTGTCAGCAAGAGACCTTTCTATAACATGGAGCCATAATCCAGAATTCTGGATATGGGAATCTTCGCCTGAATCAAG GTTTCCAGAGGTGGCTGAGCTACGAAGTGTAAGTAAGTTAGAGATTGAAGGGCAAATAAGAACCCAGAAGTTGTCACCAAACACAAGATATGGGGCTTATCttataatgaaaacaaacaGTAACCCATATGGGCTCGATTTGGTGCCTGCGGAGACATCAGTGGAGGTGGGGACTCAATTAGTTTCTTCTCACAAGGCTTATTTGAGTAACCAAGATGCCAAGAAACAGCAAATGGAGTGCTTGTTTTACAGCAATCGAAGACATATGATGAAGCCGAAAGTTGTTGATTCAATAATTAATGGTATCTGTGAAAGGACAGATGGGTGGACAGAGATTGAAATGGGAGAGTTTTTTAATGGGGAAAGTGATGAGATGGTGAAGATGAGTGTGAGGGAGATAAAGGGTTATCAACTTAAAGGAGGGCTTGTAATTGAAGGCATTGAAGTGAGGCCTAAACAATAA
- the LOC123221715 gene encoding F-box protein PP2-B15-like, producing the protein MEEISDNYFDMLPEDCVSEILSLTSPLDACRSCLVSPNFRSAMESDIVWRKFLPSHADLQNIISRLVTPLKFSSNKELFFCLCHPVLLDSGKMSFKLQKSCGRKSYMLSARSLSITWSNNPLYWFWLPSSGSRFAEVAVLRSTHWLEIEGKIKTEMLSPNSIYGAYLIIKITHRAYGFDSVAAEVSVEVGDQVSSSGRVYLVVDHHGKHDKKMLRSSPLIQGDDQRIPCEKENGWMEIELGEFCSGDHGDHKEVKMSLKEVKGCQLKGGLIVEGIEVRPK; encoded by the exons ATGGAAGAAATTTCAGACAATTACTTCGACATGTTGCCGGAAGATTGTGTTTCTGAAATTCTGTCTTTGACTTCTCCATTAGATGCTTGCAGATCTTGTCTTGTCTCCCCCAACTTCAGATCAGCCATGGAGTCTGACATTGTTTGGCGAAAGTTCCTGCCATCTCATGCTGATCTTCAAAATATTATCTCACGATTGGTCACTCCTCTGAAGTTTTCTTCCAACAAAGAGCTCTTTTTTTGTCTGTGTCACCCAGTTCTTTTGGATTCCGGTAAAATG AGCTTCAAGTTGCAGAAATCATGTGGGAGAAAATCTTATATGCTATCTGCAAGATCACTTTCAATCACTTGGAGCAATAATCCATTGTATTGGTTCTGGTTACCTTCTTCTGGATCCAG GTTCGCCGAAGTTGCAGTGCTAAGATCAACCCATTGGCTAGAAATTGAAGGCAAGATAAAGACTGAAatgctgtcaccaaactcaattTATGGAGCTTATCTCATAATCAAAATCACCCATCGTGCATACGGGTTTGATTCAGTGGCTGCAGAGGTATCAGTTGAAGTGGGGGATCAGGTGTCCAGCAGTGGCAGGGTCTATTTAGTAGTTGATCATCATGGCAAACATGACAAGAAAATGTTAAGATCATCACCGTTGATTCAAGGTGATGATCAAAGAATCCCATGTGAGAAGGAAAATGGATGGATGGAGATTGAGCTTGGGGAATTCTGTAGTGGGGATCATGGTGATCACAAGGAGGTTAAAATGAGTCTGAAAGAGGTTAAAGGCTGTCAACTGAAAGGAGGCCTTATAGTTGAAGGGATAGAAGTGagaccaaaataa
- the LOC123220078 gene encoding probable protein phosphatase 2C 34 → MGHFSSMFNGLARSFSLKKEKNSWSCDGRGAAEAMAREAKKNDLILRSSGFVNVDGSNNFASVFSKRGQKGVNQDCAIVWEEFGCQEDMIFCGIFDGHGPWGHFVAKRVCESMPSSLLCNWQETLAEASVLPEIDLDSDKKHHGFNIWKHSYVKTCAAIDQELEQHRKIDSFFSGTTASTIVRQGEYIIIANVGDSRAVLATTSDDGNLVPVQLTVDFKPNLPQEAERIVQCKGRVFCLEDEPGVHRVWLPDGESPGLAMSRAFGDYCVKEYGLISVPEVTQRHITSKDQFVVLATDGVWDVISNQEAVEIVSSTPDRAKSAKHLVECAAHAWKRKRKGIAMDDISAICLFFHSSSLSQEVSIVSTPK, encoded by the exons ATGGGGCATTTCTCCTCGATGTTTAACGGACTGGCAAGAtcgttttcattaaaaaaagagaaaaattcttGGAGTTGTGATGGAAGAGGAGCTGCAGAAGCAATGGCAAgggaagccaagaagaatgactTGATTTTAAGGTCTTCCGGATTTGTTAATGTAGATGGTTCCAACAATTTTGCCTCAGTTTTCTCCAAGAGAGGCCAGAAAGGTGTTAACCAGGATTGTGCTATTGTCTGGGAG GAATTTGGATGTCAAGAGGATATGATATTTTGTGGGATATTTGATGGGCATGGTCCGTGGGGCCACTTTGTGGCAAAAAGGGTCTGTGAATCGATGCCTTCTTCCTTGCTTTGTAATTGGCAGGAGACTCTTGCTGAAGCGTCAGTTCTTCCCGAGATTGACTTGGATTCTGATAAAAAGCATCATGGGTTCAATATATGGAAGCATTCTTATGTTAAGACTTGTGCTGCTATTGATCAGGAGCTTGAACAACATCGTAAGATTGATTCTTTCTTTAGTGGAACAACCGCATCGACAATTGTTAGACAG GGTGAATACATCATTATAGCCAATGTTGGTGACTCTCGTGCTGTATTAGCTACCACTTCTGATGATGGAAACTTGGTACCAGTTCAGCTAACAGTTGATTTCAAGCCCAACTTACCTC AGGAGGCTGAGAGGATAGTCCAGTGCAAGGGGCGTGTATTCTGTCTAGAAGATGAGCCTGGGGTGCATAGGGTCTGGCTTCCAGATGGGGAATCACCAGGACTGGCAATGTCTCGAGCCTTTGGTGATTATTGTGTAAAGGAATATGGACTAATTTCGGTGCCTGAAGTAACACAAAGGCATATAACCAGCAAAGACCAATTTGTCGTGCTTGCAACAGATGGA GTTTGGGATGTCATCTCCAATCAAGAAGCAGTTGAAATTGTATCTTCAACACCAGACAGGGCAAAGTCGGCCAAGCATCTGGTTGAGTGTGCTGCTCATGCCTGGAAACGAAAGAGAAAGGGGATTGCAATGGATGATATTTCTGCCATTTGTCTCTTCTTTCACTCTTCATCTCTGTCTCAGGAAGTTAGCATTGTTTCAACGCcaaaatag